Proteins from one bacterium genomic window:
- a CDS encoding peroxiredoxin family protein, whose protein sequence is MSRMWAGLIAMCSLVFGSLTPAWAIGYGEVAPDFSLVSTTGETYTLSQYRGQVVFLNFFGWS, encoded by the coding sequence ATGAGTAGAATGTGGGCAGGATTGATCGCGATGTGCAGCCTCGTGTTCGGAAGCCTCACTCCGGCCTGGGCCATCGGCTACGGAGAGGTGGCTCCCGATTTCTCGCTCGTGAGCACAACCGGCGAGACGTACACGTTGTCCCAGTATCGCGGACAGGTCGTGTTTCTGAATTTCTTCGGCTGGTCGTGA
- a CDS encoding c-type cytochrome → MKVLPWLLVVALAVVWLYREREIRHEIAALKTTSSTQAATAPDLRALAQNTELAKQGKALFEANCASCHGSKGYGDGPQAATISPKPRNYHTDNFKFGDDVVSIYNTLLKGSPGTSMPSFSLKPPEELFALVHYVRTLIPNPTPTTAEILARLPSTPGAMVIETGPRIPIELAMQRMAVPPETAKPATYVAEHLPGAAIYRQRCAACHGDQGQGAPQQVLSVAPYRYQATASLIESRAAWTHNRNRFAEIVVKGLPGRLMPGSGTLSQKDIDELHRFMISF, encoded by the coding sequence GTGAAAGTGTTGCCGTGGCTATTGGTGGTCGCGCTGGCCGTCGTGTGGCTCTACCGCGAGCGCGAGATACGACACGAAATCGCCGCACTGAAAACCACGTCATCCACGCAAGCAGCGACGGCACCCGATCTCCGCGCGCTGGCTCAGAACACAGAATTGGCCAAACAGGGCAAAGCACTCTTCGAAGCGAACTGCGCGAGCTGTCATGGATCCAAGGGATATGGCGACGGTCCGCAGGCGGCCACGATCAGTCCCAAGCCGCGCAACTACCACACGGACAATTTCAAGTTCGGCGATGACGTCGTTTCCATCTACAACACGCTTCTGAAAGGCTCGCCGGGAACTTCCATGCCGTCGTTCTCGCTGAAGCCGCCGGAGGAACTTTTCGCGCTGGTGCACTACGTGCGGACTCTGATACCGAATCCGACACCGACGACCGCGGAGATTCTGGCACGTCTGCCCTCGACACCGGGCGCAATGGTGATAGAAACTGGTCCGCGCATTCCCATCGAATTGGCTATGCAGCGCATGGCTGTTCCGCCGGAGACGGCGAAACCTGCAACATATGTAGCGGAACATCTGCCCGGCGCGGCGATCTACCGGCAACGTTGCGCGGCTTGTCATGGAGATCAAGGCCAAGGTGCGCCGCAGCAAGTCTTGAGTGTGGCTCCCTACCGCTATCAAGCAACCGCAAGCCTGATCGAATCGCGTGCGGCCTGGACACATAACAGAAACCGATTCGCCGAGATTGTAGTTAAAGGATTACCGGGTCGTCTAATGCCGGGGAGCGGAACGTTATCACAGAAGGATATTGATGAATTACATAGATTTATGATTTCGTTTTAA